Proteins from a single region of Sphaerochaeta globosa str. Buddy:
- a CDS encoding IS1/IS1595 family N-terminal zinc-binding domain-containing protein has product MPKHITSSRKETPWTGKDDATPLQSFIDAINLSNYKKKHPSISDTEESELLNSYAPQECRYCQSLKIQKYGFTSNHVRRYRCSDCERTFTVTTGTIFDNHKIPISEWVDYLLGLFRMQSFNSVSKSNRNSDTTTNYWTSKLCLTLRGYQDTIVLRGKAYIDETFYKLRKEDIQMKEDGLQYRGLSRNQICMGIGCDLSGHVFCTIEGNGKTSSKKTLEAFLHHIEPGTTLVHDREKSHDSLVKDLHLVSEAHSSKSLKGLPDKENPMNEINQRCRQLKQFLNSHSGFDRANLSDYLNLFAFIVNPPNDPYKKIETLLNRVFENPISLSYREKYSN; this is encoded by the coding sequence ATGCCCAAGCATATCACTTCATCCAGGAAGGAGACACCCTGGACCGGCAAGGACGATGCGACCCCGTTGCAATCATTCATTGATGCAATCAATCTGTCCAACTACAAGAAGAAGCATCCCTCAATTTCGGACACCGAAGAAAGTGAGCTTCTCAACTCCTATGCACCCCAGGAGTGCCGGTATTGCCAGAGCCTCAAGATCCAGAAATACGGATTCACGAGCAACCATGTCAGACGTTACCGGTGTTCGGATTGCGAAAGGACTTTCACGGTCACAACGGGCACCATATTCGACAACCACAAGATACCCATAAGCGAATGGGTGGATTATCTGCTCGGCTTGTTCAGGATGCAGAGCTTCAACTCAGTATCGAAATCAAACAGAAACAGCGACACAACAACGAATTACTGGACATCCAAACTCTGCCTTACACTCAGGGGATACCAAGATACTATTGTTCTCAGGGGAAAAGCTTACATCGATGAGACCTTCTACAAGCTGAGGAAAGAAGATATCCAGATGAAGGAGGATGGGCTGCAGTATCGTGGTCTATCACGAAACCAGATCTGCATGGGGATAGGATGCGATCTCTCCGGCCATGTTTTCTGTACCATCGAGGGGAACGGAAAGACATCCTCCAAGAAAACGTTGGAGGCATTCCTTCATCATATCGAGCCAGGGACAACCCTTGTCCATGATAGAGAGAAAAGCCATGACAGTCTGGTGAAAGACCTGCACTTGGTGAGTGAAGCTCATAGCTCGAAGTCGCTCAAAGGCTTGCCTGACAAGGAAAATCCAATGAACGAAATCAACCAGCGCTGTCGACAGCTCAAGCAGTTCCTGAACTCGCATTCCGGTTTTGACAGAGCCAATCTCTCTGATTACTTGAACCTCTTTGCTTTTATTGTCAATCCTCCCAACGACCCGTACAAAAAGATTGAAACTCTACTCAACAGGGTTTTCGAAAACCCTATTTCGCTCAGTTACAGAGAGAAATACTCAAACTAA
- a CDS encoding heparinase II/III domain-containing protein, whose amino-acid sequence MLTSLLKNLPPYLDTYVIAPVAGDRAYWLSLNQTLSEQVVKRAQSAQKQAFPPLLATDYLAFSRRGNRVVYETAYFKRRVLLASLVLGYCIKRDEELLTTIIDGLWAICEETTWCLPAHNSYIRDTEQLPLADVSRPVIDLFSAETGALLSQTYALIAGDLEQVSPLITKRIINEIGKRIFSPYLSEHFWWMGNGEEPMNNWTVWCTQNVLLCTFLLPTDQDFRLKVATKACTSIDCFLKDYGDDGCCSEGAQYYRHAGLCLYLGLEILNKVSNNTFQEIFKEPKIRNIASYIRHMHAQGPYYFNFSDCSSLAGSCTIREYLFAKAVGDERLAQFALASSNLREKGERDLPEQINLTYRLLELVHASEKPVTPSFPQESDHFYPSVGVFISRDETYALAVKAGGNDDSHNHNDTGSFTLFKNNKPVLIDVGVETYTKQTFSKDRYGIWTMRSIYHNLTNFPPYEQLAGREYRSEIIQRVQTKGYASISLQLAEAYDKVAGIQSYQRTVTHRKGKDIVIEERVESTHKPVLSLMCLQKPEVQETTIMLGEESILIFETPVQSIDIEEIPITDARLRTVWPEKLYRILIRYETNLMFRIQ is encoded by the coding sequence ATGCTTACCAGCTTACTTAAAAACCTTCCTCCTTATCTCGATACGTATGTCATCGCCCCCGTGGCTGGCGATAGGGCTTATTGGCTATCACTCAACCAAACCCTGTCAGAGCAGGTAGTCAAGCGGGCGCAATCAGCACAAAAACAAGCCTTCCCTCCCCTTTTAGCTACCGATTACCTTGCCTTCAGCCGCAGGGGAAATAGGGTTGTCTATGAGACTGCTTACTTTAAGCGTCGGGTACTGCTTGCCTCTTTGGTTTTGGGATACTGCATCAAAAGGGATGAGGAGCTGCTTACTACAATAATCGATGGACTATGGGCTATTTGCGAGGAGACGACATGGTGCCTTCCCGCACACAACAGCTATATCCGTGATACCGAGCAACTTCCTCTAGCCGATGTGAGCCGGCCGGTGATCGATCTGTTCAGCGCCGAGACCGGCGCGTTGCTCTCACAGACCTATGCCCTCATTGCCGGTGACTTGGAACAGGTTTCTCCCTTGATCACCAAGCGTATCATCAATGAAATTGGGAAGCGAATATTCTCCCCCTACCTTTCAGAGCATTTTTGGTGGATGGGCAACGGTGAGGAGCCGATGAACAATTGGACTGTTTGGTGTACCCAGAACGTGCTGCTGTGCACGTTCCTGCTCCCGACCGACCAAGATTTCCGTCTGAAGGTTGCCACCAAGGCATGTACCAGCATCGATTGTTTTCTCAAGGACTACGGCGACGATGGATGCTGCAGCGAGGGAGCCCAGTATTATAGACATGCCGGGTTGTGCTTGTACTTGGGCCTGGAAATTCTTAACAAAGTAAGCAACAATACCTTCCAAGAAATCTTCAAAGAACCGAAAATCAGAAATATTGCCTCCTATATCCGTCATATGCATGCCCAGGGTCCCTACTACTTCAACTTCTCTGATTGCTCATCCCTTGCCGGCAGCTGCACTATCCGAGAATATCTGTTTGCAAAGGCCGTCGGGGACGAAAGGCTTGCGCAGTTTGCCCTTGCCTCAAGCAATTTACGAGAGAAGGGAGAGAGGGACCTCCCCGAACAGATCAATCTCACCTATCGCCTTTTGGAGCTTGTGCATGCATCAGAGAAGCCGGTTACCCCATCCTTCCCCCAGGAAAGTGACCATTTTTATCCGAGTGTCGGCGTTTTCATCAGTCGTGATGAAACCTATGCCCTAGCGGTAAAAGCCGGCGGCAATGACGATAGCCACAACCATAACGATACCGGCAGCTTCACGCTGTTCAAGAACAACAAGCCTGTATTGATTGATGTCGGGGTGGAAACATACACCAAGCAGACGTTCTCCAAGGACCGGTATGGAATTTGGACGATGCGCTCGATCTATCACAACCTTACCAATTTTCCTCCCTATGAACAGCTTGCAGGAAGGGAGTATAGAAGCGAGATTATCCAGCGTGTACAGACAAAGGGGTATGCTTCAATCTCTCTTCAGCTCGCTGAGGCATATGACAAGGTAGCAGGGATTCAGTCCTACCAACGTACGGTAACGCATAGAAAAGGAAAGGACATTGTCATTGAGGAGCGTGTTGAAAGTACCCATAAGCCTGTGCTTTCTTTGATGTGCCTGCAGAAGCCCGAGGTGCAAGAGACAACAATCATGCTGGGAGAAGAGTCAATCCTGATCTTCGAAACTCCTGTCCAGAGTATCGACATTGAGGAAATTCCCATCACTGATGCAAGGTTGCGAACAGTCTGGCCCGAGAAGCTGTATAGGATTCTGATACGCTATGAGACGAATTTGATGTTTCGGATACAATAA
- a CDS encoding sensor histidine kinase, which translates to MRLKTLKGKITLITVTFTLTLAILVATFSFFLFRSFALQSQISSTEFNLQFIGAKARESMIAIDSLVRWSTTNTQVLAYLETEGTQNALVTYERVKEEVMNNLAQSYVSRIIITDIHHTKLIHTGLSMSDSKPVTVSNVQQVLPLSYTENAGWSPIGEDPFLLKDEQVLPIRRVINRSSSTQVTGQLYLAVSASLILDLIKDYTLSEDSSLYLTIGEYFYEIRDNKFHRITTPQLDQQNFDTAGEQTTVNAVRMEGGKHLLVTCPTGFQDISLSQSLPSGKVRFERTLYFGLLAIIMVVVLMFGLLLTLLLNRLFNRPIAKIQERVKAIAHSDFSSDPSIEWDDELGDIGKGINDLALRIDSLLERRIADEKKKQELEYRMLQSQINPHFLYNTLNSIKWMATLQKAPGIAEMTTSLSRLMKNVSKADEPIISLEAELALLDDYFVIQKYRYGGTLVLQNLIEGRFLSVGIPRFTLQPLVENAIFHGIEPKGGAGTVTLTAYEENEHSVTLVIKDDGVGMNEKTIAEVFSTSSSPAKGMFREIGIRNVAKRIEYTYGSDFGLSIESEVGLYTKAVIRLPKRTKEGRPWPQN; encoded by the coding sequence ATGCGACTGAAAACCCTGAAGGGGAAAATTACACTGATCACTGTAACATTCACCCTGACCCTTGCCATACTGGTGGCAACCTTCAGTTTTTTCCTCTTTCGGTCGTTTGCTCTGCAAAGTCAGATTTCCTCCACCGAATTCAACCTGCAGTTCATCGGGGCGAAGGCCCGGGAGAGCATGATCGCCATCGACTCACTGGTACGCTGGAGTACTACCAACACCCAAGTCCTTGCCTATCTGGAAACCGAGGGAACCCAGAATGCCCTGGTCACCTATGAACGGGTCAAGGAGGAGGTGATGAACAACCTTGCCCAAAGCTATGTGAGCAGGATCATCATCACTGACATACACCATACCAAGCTCATCCATACCGGACTTTCCATGAGTGACAGCAAACCGGTAACGGTTTCAAACGTGCAACAGGTCCTTCCCCTTTCCTATACAGAGAATGCCGGTTGGAGCCCCATCGGTGAAGACCCCTTCCTGCTCAAGGATGAGCAAGTACTGCCGATCAGACGGGTGATCAACCGCTCATCCTCAACACAAGTGACCGGTCAGCTCTATCTGGCCGTTTCAGCATCCCTTATTCTTGATTTGATCAAGGATTATACCCTCAGTGAGGATTCATCACTCTACCTGACCATCGGGGAATATTTCTATGAAATCAGGGACAACAAATTTCATCGCATCACGACTCCACAGCTTGACCAGCAGAATTTCGATACTGCAGGGGAACAAACCACGGTCAATGCGGTACGGATGGAGGGCGGAAAACACTTGTTGGTAACATGTCCCACGGGGTTCCAGGATATTTCGCTCTCCCAAAGCCTGCCTTCAGGCAAGGTCCGCTTCGAACGCACGCTGTACTTTGGCCTGCTTGCCATTATTATGGTTGTAGTTTTGATGTTCGGTTTGTTGCTGACACTATTGCTCAACCGTCTATTCAACCGCCCCATCGCAAAAATCCAGGAAAGAGTCAAAGCTATTGCCCATAGCGACTTCTCCAGCGACCCATCCATCGAGTGGGACGACGAATTGGGAGATATCGGCAAAGGAATCAATGATCTGGCATTACGAATCGACTCACTGCTGGAGCGCCGCATCGCCGATGAGAAGAAGAAACAAGAGTTGGAATATCGGATGCTCCAAAGCCAGATCAATCCCCATTTCCTGTACAACACCCTGAACTCCATCAAGTGGATGGCAACGTTGCAGAAGGCTCCCGGCATTGCAGAAATGACAACAAGCCTTTCGAGACTTATGAAAAACGTAAGTAAGGCGGACGAGCCGATCATCAGCTTGGAAGCGGAACTTGCACTGCTTGACGACTACTTCGTCATCCAGAAGTATCGGTACGGGGGAACCTTGGTTCTGCAGAATCTTATCGAGGGAAGGTTCCTTAGTGTTGGTATACCTCGTTTCACCCTGCAACCCTTGGTGGAGAATGCCATTTTCCATGGCATCGAACCCAAGGGAGGAGCGGGCACGGTTACCCTTACTGCATATGAGGAGAATGAGCATTCCGTTACATTGGTCATCAAGGACGACGGGGTGGGTATGAATGAGAAGACCATCGCAGAAGTTTTTAGTACTTCAAGCTCTCCTGCCAAAGGCATGTTCCGTGAAATCGGCATCCGAAATGTCGCAAAACGTATTGAGTACACCTATGGAAGTGACTTTGGACTATCCATCGAAAGTGAGGTGGGTTTGTACACTAAGGCAGTAATTCGTTTGCCGAAACGCACCAAGGAGGGCCGGCCATGGCCACAAAACTGA
- a CDS encoding AraC family transcriptional regulator → MATKLIIADDEPLVLVGLQSMLSWNELGIEIVAVARNGKQLEDAIAKERPDLVITDIKMPIKSGLEVLKASSKTYGRIPLFILLTSYEEFSFVKEALTYQAVDYLVKLELTEQSLRSSVTKALQLLETLQAESGHTFPLLERSAMQSFRDKFFVRLFNGLIDSRQSFEKQKQELQISFDESWYAVCYVEIKSKQEEAEVNLYYSTVGMLKETLGRYLTTYITSLDLHHLAITFCLTSEQAEHYRTIIRQVLEKTLQVIYNYFSVQLVCSVGLTVQDPYHINESFLSARQLLASSSDGHTILMAERKNTEGSSFDLGPFKVRLTRAFEELDADQLAKVIEDIAKEMQDQCISALQAVETASNILYMAITLLPDGQNLVQSAFADESGGYRQIYSSATTAQCSTYLRQLAHGLVEQLQSRKQDYRAKVVANIQQYIKENVARKLNLGEVALLFGFSQNYLSSLFSRYGGCSFVEYTTSAKIAAAKEMMAKGDLKIYEVADKLGFESSFYFSKVFKKVEGISPRQYLQHLQRKRS, encoded by the coding sequence ATGGCCACAAAACTGATCATTGCCGACGATGAGCCGTTGGTATTGGTAGGTCTGCAATCCATGCTCTCATGGAATGAACTGGGCATAGAGATTGTAGCCGTAGCCCGTAACGGCAAACAATTGGAAGATGCCATCGCCAAAGAGAGGCCGGACCTTGTCATCACCGATATAAAAATGCCGATCAAAAGCGGTCTGGAAGTCCTGAAAGCGAGCTCTAAGACGTATGGAAGAATCCCATTGTTCATATTGTTGACAAGCTATGAGGAATTCAGCTTTGTGAAAGAAGCCTTGACCTACCAGGCGGTAGACTATTTGGTTAAGCTTGAGCTGACTGAACAGAGTCTTCGTTCGAGTGTAACAAAGGCGCTGCAGTTGCTTGAGACCTTGCAAGCAGAAAGCGGCCATACATTTCCCCTGCTCGAACGCAGTGCCATGCAATCCTTCCGAGACAAGTTCTTCGTTCGCCTCTTCAATGGCCTGATCGACTCCCGCCAAAGCTTTGAGAAACAGAAGCAGGAGTTGCAAATCTCCTTCGACGAAAGCTGGTATGCAGTCTGCTATGTCGAGATCAAATCCAAGCAGGAAGAAGCGGAAGTCAATTTGTATTACAGTACGGTAGGAATGCTCAAGGAAACCCTTGGCCGGTATTTAACCACCTACATTACCAGTCTCGACCTGCATCACTTGGCCATCACCTTCTGCTTGACATCTGAGCAAGCGGAACATTACAGAACCATCATCCGCCAAGTGCTCGAGAAAACCTTGCAGGTCATCTACAACTATTTCTCAGTGCAGTTGGTCTGCTCCGTGGGGCTTACGGTGCAAGATCCCTACCATATCAATGAATCCTTCCTTTCGGCACGGCAGTTGCTGGCATCCTCAAGCGATGGACACACCATCCTGATGGCGGAACGAAAGAATACTGAAGGTTCTAGCTTCGACCTCGGTCCATTCAAGGTCCGTCTGACCCGTGCCTTTGAAGAGTTGGATGCCGACCAATTGGCGAAGGTCATCGAGGATATTGCCAAGGAAATGCAGGACCAATGTATCTCAGCCTTGCAAGCAGTTGAGACTGCGAGCAACATACTCTACATGGCCATTACGTTGCTGCCGGACGGCCAGAATCTGGTCCAAAGCGCTTTTGCGGACGAGAGCGGGGGATATCGGCAGATTTACAGCTCTGCAACCACCGCCCAATGCAGCACTTACCTGAGGCAGCTGGCTCACGGACTGGTAGAACAGCTGCAGTCACGCAAGCAGGATTATCGGGCCAAGGTGGTTGCCAACATCCAACAGTACATAAAGGAGAATGTAGCTCGAAAGCTCAACCTAGGAGAGGTCGCACTCCTGTTTGGGTTCAGTCAGAACTACCTCAGCAGCCTCTTTTCCCGGTACGGTGGTTGCAGTTTCGTGGAATATACTACCAGTGCCAAAATTGCTGCCGCCAAGGAAATGATGGCAAAGGGCGATTTGAAAATATATGAAGTCGCCGATAAACTTGGTTTTGAGAGTTCTTTTTACTTCAGTAAAGTGTTCAAGAAGGTTGAAGGTATATCACCACGCCAATACTTGCAGCACCTACAGCGCAAACGGAGTTAA
- a CDS encoding ABC transporter ATP-binding protein, with product MATVQLKNLCKVYDGGVKAVDNVNIDIQDRQFVVLVGPSGCGKSTTLRMVAGLEDITSGELYIDGKLVNDVPPKDRDIAMVFQNYALYPHMTVYDNMAFGLKIRKFPKEEIDQRVREAAKILEIEELLDRKPKALSGGQRQRVAVGRAIVRKPKVFLFDEPLSNLDAKLRVQMRAEISSLHNRLQATMIYVTHDQVEALTMADVIVVMKFGIIQQIGGPLDLYNNPQNKFVAGFIGSPPMNFLETAVEADGSDIYVNEGSFRLKVTAEQKKMLTPYVGKSVTFGIRPEDVVFSNTPKDGETINGSVSVVEPLGSETHVFVATSRSQVVGKIEPTLVPKPDTKISLIPDMVKAKFFDLETELVIK from the coding sequence ATGGCCACAGTACAACTCAAGAATCTTTGCAAAGTGTACGATGGTGGAGTAAAGGCCGTCGACAATGTCAACATTGACATTCAGGACAGACAGTTTGTCGTCCTCGTCGGACCTTCCGGTTGTGGTAAGTCCACAACACTCCGCATGGTAGCAGGTTTGGAAGACATCACCAGTGGTGAGCTCTACATCGATGGGAAACTCGTAAATGACGTTCCCCCGAAGGATAGGGACATCGCCATGGTATTCCAGAACTATGCTCTGTATCCCCACATGACCGTGTATGATAACATGGCATTCGGTCTGAAAATCCGCAAGTTCCCCAAGGAAGAGATTGACCAGCGTGTACGTGAAGCAGCAAAGATCCTCGAGATCGAAGAACTGCTTGACAGAAAGCCCAAGGCTCTCTCCGGTGGACAGAGACAGCGTGTTGCAGTAGGACGCGCCATTGTCCGCAAGCCCAAGGTATTCCTCTTTGACGAACCACTCTCCAACCTCGACGCCAAACTTCGTGTCCAGATGCGCGCAGAGATTTCCTCCCTGCACAACCGCCTCCAGGCCACGATGATTTACGTCACCCACGACCAGGTTGAAGCTCTGACCATGGCAGACGTAATCGTCGTCATGAAGTTCGGCATCATCCAGCAGATTGGTGGACCTCTCGACCTCTACAACAACCCGCAGAACAAGTTCGTTGCAGGTTTCATTGGATCTCCTCCGATGAACTTCCTCGAGACTGCCGTTGAAGCTGATGGTTCTGACATTTATGTTAATGAAGGTTCCTTCCGTCTCAAGGTTACTGCAGAGCAGAAAAAGATGTTGACTCCGTATGTCGGTAAATCTGTCACCTTCGGTATCCGCCCTGAAGATGTAGTCTTCAGCAATACCCCCAAGGACGGCGAGACCATCAACGGTTCTGTCAGTGTTGTTGAACCTCTCGGAAGTGAGACCCACGTATTCGTGGCTACTTCCAGAAGCCAGGTTGTTGGTAAGATTGAACCTACCCTTGTTCCTAAGCCGGATACCAAGATTTCCTTGATCCCCGACATGGTAAAGGCAAAGTTCTTCGATCTTGAAACCGAACTGGTAATCAAATAA
- the mmsB gene encoding multiple monosaccharide ABC transporter permease, with amino-acid sequence MNGLIAILKKNVRQYMMVIALAVAMVAFGLLTDGIFFRPVNLTNLVLQNSYVLILAVGMLLCTLTGNVDLSVGSIVCFIGALCGVMMVDLQWNPYVAMLLALLVGALIGMWQGFWIAFVNVPPFIATLAGMLVFRGLGQVIMKGQTKAPFPREFQLMSSGYIPDPFGGMKIGTVHFHIFTLLIGLLIVALIIFSEIQKRKKQKKYDFDLLPQGIWLAKVVFIATVLVAFTVVFAIYKGFPNILILLGILVIGYQFVASKTVQGRHIYALGGNRKAAELSGVKVKWVMFWIYTNMAILAAVAAMVFTARLNSATPKAGQNFEMDAIAACYVGGSAVSGGIGTVIGAVVGGLFIGVLNNGMSIIGISTDWQQAIKGFVLLSAVAFDLYSKSRSSKIA; translated from the coding sequence ATGAATGGCTTGATTGCGATTTTGAAAAAGAATGTGAGGCAGTACATGATGGTCATCGCCTTGGCTGTGGCGATGGTCGCTTTTGGACTCTTGACGGATGGTATCTTTTTCAGACCGGTAAATCTGACGAATTTGGTACTTCAGAACAGCTATGTCCTGATTCTTGCCGTTGGCATGTTGCTGTGTACGCTGACGGGAAACGTCGACCTCTCAGTCGGCTCCATCGTCTGTTTCATCGGTGCACTCTGCGGAGTCATGATGGTGGACCTGCAGTGGAATCCGTATGTAGCGATGTTGCTTGCACTGCTTGTAGGAGCGCTGATCGGAATGTGGCAAGGGTTCTGGATTGCATTCGTGAATGTTCCTCCCTTCATAGCCACGTTGGCTGGTATGTTGGTTTTCCGTGGTTTGGGACAGGTTATTATGAAAGGGCAGACAAAGGCTCCATTCCCCAGGGAATTCCAGTTGATGTCATCCGGATACATCCCCGATCCGTTTGGGGGAATGAAGATTGGAACTGTCCATTTTCATATCTTTACCTTGCTGATCGGTCTTCTCATTGTCGCATTGATTATTTTCAGTGAGATACAGAAACGGAAAAAACAGAAGAAATATGACTTTGACCTACTTCCTCAGGGAATCTGGCTTGCAAAGGTGGTTTTCATAGCAACCGTGCTTGTCGCTTTCACCGTTGTTTTCGCGATATACAAAGGGTTTCCCAATATCTTGATTCTGCTGGGCATCCTTGTAATAGGGTACCAGTTTGTTGCATCCAAGACTGTCCAAGGCCGCCATATTTACGCACTCGGTGGAAATAGAAAAGCTGCAGAACTATCGGGTGTCAAGGTTAAGTGGGTGATGTTCTGGATTTATACCAATATGGCGATTTTGGCTGCGGTAGCTGCGATGGTATTCACAGCACGCTTGAACTCCGCCACTCCGAAGGCCGGACAGAACTTTGAGATGGACGCCATTGCCGCTTGTTATGTCGGCGGGTCTGCTGTATCGGGAGGAATAGGGACGGTAATTGGAGCAGTCGTAGGGGGCTTGTTCATCGGAGTGCTGAACAACGGTATGTCAATTATCGGCATCAGTACAGACTGGCAACAAGCGATCAAGGGTTTTGTCCTTCTTTCAGCCGTTGCATTCGACCTGTATTCAAAATCAAGGTCATCGAAGATAGCATAA
- a CDS encoding ABC transporter substrate-binding protein, translating to MKKALTIILVLCLVFSSVFAQGTKEEAATTAVGTTTLKWALWDIASTTYYEPLIKAYEAKNPNVKIEMLDLGSADFMTMLRTQLSGGDSSIDVVTIKDIPGYNNLVKGNLLMNLNDKIKSENVDLSLYGGTTDQISVDSKLYGIPFRSDFWVVFYNKDVFDKAGVAYPDNDMTFAEYDALARKMTSGTGAGKVYGAHYHTWRSAVQLFGILDGKNTIVDGTYNFLKPYYEMILSQQKDGIVQNYATLRTSSTHYSGVFYNNSVAMMNMGSWFIATLINQIDQGKTEVKNWGLVKYPHAEGVPAGTTLGTITSLGVSNASKKKDAAFDFVKFVTGPEGAQIIAKTGTIPSIKDAEVVKIIASKPGFPADQNSKDALQVAKTYLEMPLHERAGEIEVVLNQVHDEIMTNNISVDAGLAKLNEQVQKILAK from the coding sequence ATGAAAAAGGCACTTACAATCATTCTGGTACTCTGCCTTGTGTTCAGTTCTGTGTTCGCACAGGGAACCAAGGAAGAAGCAGCAACCACAGCAGTAGGCACGACCACTCTTAAGTGGGCATTGTGGGATATCGCATCCACTACCTATTATGAACCGTTGATCAAGGCCTACGAAGCAAAGAACCCGAACGTCAAGATTGAGATGCTTGACCTCGGCTCTGCCGACTTTATGACCATGTTGAGGACTCAGCTTTCCGGTGGAGACTCTTCGATCGACGTAGTCACCATCAAGGACATCCCTGGATACAACAATTTGGTCAAGGGCAATCTCTTGATGAACCTGAACGACAAAATCAAGAGTGAGAACGTCGACCTCTCCCTCTATGGCGGCACCACCGACCAGATTTCTGTCGACAGCAAGCTCTACGGCATTCCGTTCCGCAGTGACTTCTGGGTTGTTTTCTACAACAAGGATGTCTTTGACAAGGCCGGCGTAGCATATCCGGACAATGATATGACGTTTGCTGAGTACGATGCCCTTGCTCGCAAAATGACCAGCGGAACCGGAGCCGGCAAGGTATATGGCGCCCATTATCATACCTGGAGATCTGCAGTCCAGCTCTTCGGTATCCTCGATGGCAAGAACACCATCGTCGATGGCACCTATAACTTCCTCAAGCCCTACTATGAGATGATCCTCAGCCAGCAGAAGGACGGCATTGTACAGAATTATGCCACCCTCAGGACCTCTTCCACCCACTATAGCGGTGTCTTCTACAACAATAGCGTCGCCATGATGAACATGGGCTCCTGGTTCATCGCCACCCTCATCAATCAGATCGACCAGGGCAAGACCGAGGTTAAGAACTGGGGTCTGGTCAAGTATCCTCATGCTGAAGGTGTTCCTGCCGGAACCACACTGGGAACCATTACCAGCCTTGGCGTCAGCAATGCTTCCAAGAAAAAGGATGCAGCATTTGATTTTGTGAAGTTCGTCACTGGTCCCGAAGGTGCTCAGATCATCGCCAAGACCGGAACGATTCCCTCCATCAAGGATGCTGAAGTCGTAAAGATCATCGCTTCCAAGCCTGGCTTCCCCGCTGACCAGAATAGCAAGGACGCCTTGCAGGTTGCAAAGACCTATCTCGAGATGCCCTTGCACGAGAGAGCCGGCGAAATCGAGGTTGTTCTCAATCAGGTCCATGATGAGATCATGACCAACAACATCAGTGTTGATGCAGGTCTTGCAAAGTTGAACGAGCAGGTTCAGAAGATTCTGGCCAAATAA
- a CDS encoding carbohydrate ABC transporter permease: protein MASKKANFKKQLVAYSFLAPNFIGFAIFTLVPIVFAVVLAFLRWDGANPIEWAGLSNFTELFDDDQFKAALKNTIVYTAGTVPFTLLASLFLAVILNQGIKARNFFRTVSFFPYIASLVAVAAVWNMIFNPSKGPVNMLLYSLGFENVPGWAADKDWAMITIILFSVWKYMGYYMIIYLAGLQGINPELYEAANLDGTNTWQRFRYVTVPQLSATTFFILVMLTIQCFKVYDIVYMVTQAGPGTATLVLVYDIYNKAFVSWNLGSASAVAMVLFALVLAVTLIQFRAEKRIR, encoded by the coding sequence ATGGCCTCAAAGAAAGCTAACTTCAAAAAACAGTTGGTGGCGTATAGTTTTTTAGCTCCCAACTTCATCGGTTTTGCCATTTTTACACTGGTTCCCATTGTGTTTGCCGTTGTCTTGGCTTTTCTTCGCTGGGATGGTGCAAACCCCATTGAATGGGCAGGCTTATCCAACTTTACCGAACTGTTCGATGACGACCAGTTCAAGGCAGCACTGAAAAATACTATTGTCTACACCGCTGGTACGGTTCCCTTTACCTTGCTGGCCAGCTTATTTCTTGCGGTTATTCTCAATCAGGGAATCAAAGCCCGCAATTTTTTTCGAACGGTAAGTTTTTTCCCCTATATTGCATCGCTGGTTGCGGTTGCCGCTGTTTGGAATATGATTTTCAATCCCTCCAAAGGACCGGTCAACATGCTTTTGTATTCTCTTGGTTTTGAAAATGTCCCCGGATGGGCTGCAGACAAGGATTGGGCGATGATTACCATCATCCTTTTCAGTGTCTGGAAATATATGGGATATTACATGATTATTTACCTTGCTGGACTGCAGGGAATTAATCCGGAACTCTACGAGGCTGCAAACCTTGATGGAACAAACACCTGGCAACGATTTCGCTATGTGACTGTCCCTCAGCTCAGTGCAACGACCTTCTTTATTCTGGTGATGCTCACCATCCAGTGCTTCAAAGTCTATGATATCGTCTACATGGTAACCCAGGCGGGTCCGGGAACGGCTACGCTGGTTCTGGTCTACGACATCTATAATAAAGCGTTCGTCAGTTGGAATCTTGGCTCCGCAAGTGCAGTAGCCATGGTGCTCTTCGCCCTCGTCCTTGCTGTCACCCTGATCCAATTCAGGGCTGAGAAGCGGATTCGGTAG